The Chelonoidis abingdonii isolate Lonesome George chromosome 9, CheloAbing_2.0, whole genome shotgun sequence genome has a segment encoding these proteins:
- the GDPGP1 gene encoding GDP-D-glucose phosphorylase 1: MGAPCTSRVYTRGSWITGDRLPDTTALAPARPWSAGDAACKGALIRCCCSSNMAMSLGASQALHETLGLPSQEQPECHAVSCWEDFVYGEEDFVLCGAGWWRSRSEGPASRTMSRFDRALQSGWEERMKLGLFRYHLGELQTRILPGNVRFVAQLNIQRGLERRKPQDIQSVKQKFDPQQFHFNKIKPEEILFHMVRAPTPHPPSRGCSQFQGGSLESKLPGTPDCILVVINVSPLEFGHVLFIPDPALCLPQILTQELLKFGLESVLLSAHPGFRVGFNSLGAFASVNHLHLHGFYLDWELLIETAPGEPLCPTLNFHFLRGVPAPGFLFYSEGEGLGALAHNICRVTDYLVGKEIAHNVFVTRGTAPGESSHSETRSGIRVIIWARRSCFGSKGEAAFNVALCELAGHLPIKTAEDFQSLTETAAINIIQRYLLPEPQLSQLRGQLVTLLTE; this comes from the exons ATGGGAGCCCCCTGCACTTCCCGAGTCTACACACGGGGCTCCTGGATCACTGGGGACAGGCTCCCTGACACTACTGCCCTGGCCCCTGCACGACCATG GTCAGCTGGAGATGCTGCCTGCAAGGGAGCCCTGATCAGGTGCTGCTGCTCATCTAACATGGCAATGTCCCTGGGTGCCAGCCAAGCCCTTCATGAAACTTTGGGGTTGCCATCCCAGGAGCAGCCGGAGTGCCATGCTGTGTCCTGCTGGGAGGACTTTGTTTATGGGGAAGAGGATTTTgttctgtgtggggctggctggtggAGAAGCAGGTCAGAGGGGCCAGCAAGCCGCACCATGTCTCGCTTTGACAGAGCTTTGCAGTCCGGTTGGGAGGAGAGGATGAAGCTGGGTTTGTTCAGGTATCACCTGGGGGAGCTGCAGACCCGTATATTGCCAGGGAATGTCCGGTTTGTGGCCCAGCTGAACATCCAGAGAGGTTTGGAGAGAAGGAAACCACAGGACATCCAGAGTGTCAAGCAGAAATTCGACCCTCAGCAATTCCACTTCAATAAAATCAAACCAGAGGAAATCCTCTTCCATATGGTCAGGGCCCCAACTCCCCACCCTCCTAGCAGGGGTTGCTCTCAGTTCCAAGGGGGCTCTTTGGAGTCGAAACTCCCAGGGACACCTGACTGCATCCTAGTGGTGATTAATGTCAGCCCCTTGGAGTTTGGACATGTGCTCTTTATTCCAGACCCCGCTCTCTGCCTACCTCAGATTCTCACCCAGGAGCTGCTCAAGTTCGGGCTGGAGTCGGTTCTTCTCAGTGCCCACCCAGGCTTCCGCGTTGGGTTTAACAGCCTGGGAGCCTTCGCCTCGGTCAACCACTTGCACCTACATGGGTTTTACCTGGATTGGGAGCTCCTGATTGAGACTGCCCCAGGCGAACCCCTGTGCCCTACACTCAACTTCCACTTCCTACGGGGGGTCCCAGCCCCAGGGTTCCTGTTCTACAGTGAAGGGGAGGGCCTAGGGGCCCTGGCGCACAATATCTGCCGAGTCACTGACTACCTGGtgggtaaagagattgcacacaACGTGTTTGTGACTCGGGGAACTGCTCCTGGGGAGTCATCCCACTCGGAGACCCGCTCTGGAATCCGGGTGATCATCTGGGCCAGGAGGTCCTGCTTTGGGTCCAAAGGGGAAGCTGCATTTAATGTGGCACTTTGTGAGCTGGCTGGGCACTTGCCCATCAAAACGGCCGAGGACTTCCAGAGCCTTACGGAGACGGCAGCCATTAACATCATCCAGAGATACCTCCTCCCTGAGCCACAGCTGTCACAGCTCCGAGGCCAGCTGGTGACGCTTCTCACAGAGTAA